Proteins from one Sylvia atricapilla isolate bSylAtr1 chromosome 1, bSylAtr1.pri, whole genome shotgun sequence genomic window:
- the PUF60 gene encoding poly(U)-binding-splicing factor PUF60 isoform X2, whose protein sequence is MENGQSTAAKLGLPPLTPEQQEALQKAKKYAMEQSIKSVLVKQTIAHQQQQLTNLQMAAQRQRALAIMCRVYVGSIYYELGEDTIRQAFAPFGPIKSIDMSWDSVTMKHKGFAFVEYEVPEAAQLALEQMNSVMLGGRNIKVGRPSNIGQAQPIIDQLAEEARAFNRIYVASVHQDLSDDDIKSVFEAFGKIKSCTLARDPTTGKHKGYGFIEYEKAQSSQDAVSSMNLFDLGGQYLRVGKAVTPPMPLLTPATPGGLPPAAAVAAAAATAKITAQEAVAGAAVLGTLATPGLVSPALTLAQPLGALPQAVMAAQAPGVITGVTPARPPIPVTIPQVGVVNPILASPPALGLVEVKKEKEEEEVFQESERPEMLSEQEHMSISGSSARHMVMQKLLRKQESTVMVLRNMVDPKDIDDDLEGEVTEECGKFGAVNRVIIYQEKQGEEEDAEIIVKIFVEFSMASETHKAIQALNGRWFAGRKVVAEVYDQERFDNSDLSA, encoded by the exons ATGGAAAATGGCCAAAGCACAGCAGCcaagctggggctgccccctctcaccccagagcagcaggaagctcTCCAGAAA GCCAAGAAGTACGCCATGGAGCAGAGCATCAAGAGCGTGCTGGTGAAACAAACCATCgcccaccagcagcagcagctcaccaACCTCCAG ATGGCGGCTCAGAGGCAGCGGGCGCTCGCCATCATGTGCCGGGTCTACGTGGGCTCCATCTACTACGAGCTGGGGGAGGACACCATCCGCCAGGCCTTCGCCCCCTTCGGGCCCATCAAGAGCATCGACATGTCCTGGGATTCCGTCACCATGAAGCAcaag GGCTTTGCCTTTGTGGAATACGAGGTTCCTGAGGCTGCCCAGCTGGCCCTGGAGCAGATGAATTCTGTCATGCTGGGGGGAAGGAACATCAAG gtggGGAGGCCCAGCAACATCGGGCAGGCTCAGCCCATCATTGaccagctggcagaggaggcCCGGGCCTTCAACCGCATCTACGTGGCCTCGGTGCACCAGGACCTGTCTGACGATGACATCAAGAGCGTCTTCGAGGCCTTTGGGAAGATCAAATCCTGCACCTTGGCCAGGGACCCCACGACAGGGAAGCACAAAGGCTACGGCTTCATTG AGTATGAGAAGGCCCAGTCCTCCCAGGACGCCGTGTCCTCCATGAACCTCTTTGACCTGGGGGGTCAGTACCTGCGGGTGGGCAAGGCTGTGACGCCCCCCATGCCACTGCTGACCCCCGCCACACCTGGAGGGCtgccacctgcagctgctgtggctgctgctgctgccacggCCAAGATCACAGCACAG GAAGccgtggcaggagctgcagtgctgggcacatTGGCGACACCGGGGctggtgtcccctgccctgaccctggcccagcccctgggggctctgccccaggctgtgaTGGCTGCACAGGCCCCTGGTGTCATCACAG GTGTGACCCCTGCCCGGCCGCCCATCCCGGTGACCATCCCGCAGGTGGGGGTTGTGAATCCCATCCTGGCCAGCCCCCCGGCGCTGGGGCTGGTGGAGgtgaagaaggagaaggaggaggaggaggtgttcCAGGAGTCGGAGCGGCCGGAGATGCTGAGTGAGCAGGAGCACATGAGCATTTCTGGCAGCAGCGCCCGCCACATGGTCATGCAGAAGCTGCTCCGCAAGCAGGAG TCCACGGTGATGGTGCTGAGGAACATGGTGGACCCCAAGGACATCGACGACGACCTGGAGGGAGAGGTGACGGAGGAGTGCGGGAAATTCGGGGCCGTCAACAGGGTCATCATCTACcaggagaagcagggggaggaggaggacgcCGAGATCATCGTCAAGATCTTCGTGGAGTTCTCCATGGCCTCAGAGACTCACAAGGCCATCCAGGCCCTCAACGGGCGCTGGTTCGCCGGCAGGAAGGTGGTGGCTGAGGTCTACGACCAGGAGAGGTTTGACAACAGCGACCTCTCGGCATga
- the PUF60 gene encoding poly(U)-binding-splicing factor PUF60 isoform X1 encodes MENGQSTAAKLGLPPLTPEQQEALQKAKKYAMEQSIKSVLVKQTIAHQQQQLTNLQMAAVTMGFGDPLSPLQSMAAQRQRALAIMCRVYVGSIYYELGEDTIRQAFAPFGPIKSIDMSWDSVTMKHKGFAFVEYEVPEAAQLALEQMNSVMLGGRNIKVGRPSNIGQAQPIIDQLAEEARAFNRIYVASVHQDLSDDDIKSVFEAFGKIKSCTLARDPTTGKHKGYGFIEYEKAQSSQDAVSSMNLFDLGGQYLRVGKAVTPPMPLLTPATPGGLPPAAAVAAAAATAKITAQEAVAGAAVLGTLATPGLVSPALTLAQPLGALPQAVMAAQAPGVITGVTPARPPIPVTIPQVGVVNPILASPPALGLVEVKKEKEEEEVFQESERPEMLSEQEHMSISGSSARHMVMQKLLRKQESTVMVLRNMVDPKDIDDDLEGEVTEECGKFGAVNRVIIYQEKQGEEEDAEIIVKIFVEFSMASETHKAIQALNGRWFAGRKVVAEVYDQERFDNSDLSA; translated from the exons ATGGAAAATGGCCAAAGCACAGCAGCcaagctggggctgccccctctcaccccagagcagcaggaagctcTCCAGAAA GCCAAGAAGTACGCCATGGAGCAGAGCATCAAGAGCGTGCTGGTGAAACAAACCATCgcccaccagcagcagcagctcaccaACCTCCAG ATGGCAGCAGTGACAATGGGCTTTGGAGATCCTCTCTCACCTTTACAATCG ATGGCGGCTCAGAGGCAGCGGGCGCTCGCCATCATGTGCCGGGTCTACGTGGGCTCCATCTACTACGAGCTGGGGGAGGACACCATCCGCCAGGCCTTCGCCCCCTTCGGGCCCATCAAGAGCATCGACATGTCCTGGGATTCCGTCACCATGAAGCAcaag GGCTTTGCCTTTGTGGAATACGAGGTTCCTGAGGCTGCCCAGCTGGCCCTGGAGCAGATGAATTCTGTCATGCTGGGGGGAAGGAACATCAAG gtggGGAGGCCCAGCAACATCGGGCAGGCTCAGCCCATCATTGaccagctggcagaggaggcCCGGGCCTTCAACCGCATCTACGTGGCCTCGGTGCACCAGGACCTGTCTGACGATGACATCAAGAGCGTCTTCGAGGCCTTTGGGAAGATCAAATCCTGCACCTTGGCCAGGGACCCCACGACAGGGAAGCACAAAGGCTACGGCTTCATTG AGTATGAGAAGGCCCAGTCCTCCCAGGACGCCGTGTCCTCCATGAACCTCTTTGACCTGGGGGGTCAGTACCTGCGGGTGGGCAAGGCTGTGACGCCCCCCATGCCACTGCTGACCCCCGCCACACCTGGAGGGCtgccacctgcagctgctgtggctgctgctgctgccacggCCAAGATCACAGCACAG GAAGccgtggcaggagctgcagtgctgggcacatTGGCGACACCGGGGctggtgtcccctgccctgaccctggcccagcccctgggggctctgccccaggctgtgaTGGCTGCACAGGCCCCTGGTGTCATCACAG GTGTGACCCCTGCCCGGCCGCCCATCCCGGTGACCATCCCGCAGGTGGGGGTTGTGAATCCCATCCTGGCCAGCCCCCCGGCGCTGGGGCTGGTGGAGgtgaagaaggagaaggaggaggaggaggtgttcCAGGAGTCGGAGCGGCCGGAGATGCTGAGTGAGCAGGAGCACATGAGCATTTCTGGCAGCAGCGCCCGCCACATGGTCATGCAGAAGCTGCTCCGCAAGCAGGAG TCCACGGTGATGGTGCTGAGGAACATGGTGGACCCCAAGGACATCGACGACGACCTGGAGGGAGAGGTGACGGAGGAGTGCGGGAAATTCGGGGCCGTCAACAGGGTCATCATCTACcaggagaagcagggggaggaggaggacgcCGAGATCATCGTCAAGATCTTCGTGGAGTTCTCCATGGCCTCAGAGACTCACAAGGCCATCCAGGCCCTCAACGGGCGCTGGTTCGCCGGCAGGAAGGTGGTGGCTGAGGTCTACGACCAGGAGAGGTTTGACAACAGCGACCTCTCGGCATga
- the LOC136372673 gene encoding erythroblast NAD(P)(+)--arginine ADP-ribosyltransferase-like, with translation MAALAHTLALLAMAVATVANEVKPLDMAGDSFDDQYQGCGSAMTAALPALNRSEFQKNPFFAKVWAKAAAKWQKRGPPESPLSPTQATAIVAFTMEGLHIMFNNAVRVAGRSAQDYRYNFHYKTFHFLLTDALTALRDALKGKCTEFLLQVCRVQFKAERGNIVRFGEFASMSARETAGKCSGKETLFQVYTCQGVDIAFFSDNPHNLGVLIPPFETFEVTQVTESGDKAVIQLHSTGTSSKYNCEWLKGGTVSKAPFHLGGLLLATTALAVVSGIL, from the exons atggctgccCTGGCTCacaccctggcactgctggcaatgGCCGTGGCCACCGTGGCCAACGAGGTGAAGCCCCTGGACATGGCAGGGGACTCCTTTGATGACCAGTACcagggctgtggctctgccaTGACCGCGGCATTGCCGGCCCTCAACCGCTCCGAGTTCCAGAAGAATCCTTTCTTTGCCAAGGTCTGGGCAAAGGCTGCAGCCAAGTGGCAGAAGCGGGGGCCCCCTGagtcccctctgtccccaacCCAGGCCACCGCCATCGTGGCCTTCACGATGGAGGGCCTGCACATCATGTTCAACAATGCTGTGCGCGTGGCTGGGCGCTCAGCCCAGGACTACCGATACAACTTCCACTACAAAACGTTTCATTTCCTGCTGACCGATGCCCTGACCGCGCTGAGGGATGCTCTGAAAGGGAAGTGTACGGAGTTTCTCCTTCAGGTGTGCAGGGTCCAGTTCAAAGCAGAACGTGGCAACATCGTCCGGTTCGGTGAATTCGCATCAATGTCAGCCAGAGAAACAGCTGGGAAATGCTCTGGGAAGGAGACGCTGTTCCAGGTGTACACCTGCCAGGGTGTGGACATAGCCTTTTTCTCTGACAATCCGCACAACTTGGGAGTGCTGATCCCACCTTTCGAGACCTTTGAGGTCACCCAAGTCACTGAGTCCGGGGACAAGGCAGTGATCCAGCTCCACTCCACCGGCACCTCCAGCAAATACAACTGCGAGTGGCTGAAAG GTGGGACTGTCTCCAAGGCCCCATTCCACCTTGGAGGACTCCTCCtggccaccacagccctggcagtggtCTCCGGGATCCTCTGA
- the PUF60 gene encoding poly(U)-binding-splicing factor PUF60 isoform X3, whose amino-acid sequence MAAQRQRALAIMCRVYVGSIYYELGEDTIRQAFAPFGPIKSIDMSWDSVTMKHKGFAFVEYEVPEAAQLALEQMNSVMLGGRNIKVGRPSNIGQAQPIIDQLAEEARAFNRIYVASVHQDLSDDDIKSVFEAFGKIKSCTLARDPTTGKHKGYGFIEYEKAQSSQDAVSSMNLFDLGGQYLRVGKAVTPPMPLLTPATPGGLPPAAAVAAAAATAKITAQEAVAGAAVLGTLATPGLVSPALTLAQPLGALPQAVMAAQAPGVITGVTPARPPIPVTIPQVGVVNPILASPPALGLVEVKKEKEEEEVFQESERPEMLSEQEHMSISGSSARHMVMQKLLRKQESTVMVLRNMVDPKDIDDDLEGEVTEECGKFGAVNRVIIYQEKQGEEEDAEIIVKIFVEFSMASETHKAIQALNGRWFAGRKVVAEVYDQERFDNSDLSA is encoded by the exons ATGGCGGCTCAGAGGCAGCGGGCGCTCGCCATCATGTGCCGGGTCTACGTGGGCTCCATCTACTACGAGCTGGGGGAGGACACCATCCGCCAGGCCTTCGCCCCCTTCGGGCCCATCAAGAGCATCGACATGTCCTGGGATTCCGTCACCATGAAGCAcaag GGCTTTGCCTTTGTGGAATACGAGGTTCCTGAGGCTGCCCAGCTGGCCCTGGAGCAGATGAATTCTGTCATGCTGGGGGGAAGGAACATCAAG gtggGGAGGCCCAGCAACATCGGGCAGGCTCAGCCCATCATTGaccagctggcagaggaggcCCGGGCCTTCAACCGCATCTACGTGGCCTCGGTGCACCAGGACCTGTCTGACGATGACATCAAGAGCGTCTTCGAGGCCTTTGGGAAGATCAAATCCTGCACCTTGGCCAGGGACCCCACGACAGGGAAGCACAAAGGCTACGGCTTCATTG AGTATGAGAAGGCCCAGTCCTCCCAGGACGCCGTGTCCTCCATGAACCTCTTTGACCTGGGGGGTCAGTACCTGCGGGTGGGCAAGGCTGTGACGCCCCCCATGCCACTGCTGACCCCCGCCACACCTGGAGGGCtgccacctgcagctgctgtggctgctgctgctgccacggCCAAGATCACAGCACAG GAAGccgtggcaggagctgcagtgctgggcacatTGGCGACACCGGGGctggtgtcccctgccctgaccctggcccagcccctgggggctctgccccaggctgtgaTGGCTGCACAGGCCCCTGGTGTCATCACAG GTGTGACCCCTGCCCGGCCGCCCATCCCGGTGACCATCCCGCAGGTGGGGGTTGTGAATCCCATCCTGGCCAGCCCCCCGGCGCTGGGGCTGGTGGAGgtgaagaaggagaaggaggaggaggaggtgttcCAGGAGTCGGAGCGGCCGGAGATGCTGAGTGAGCAGGAGCACATGAGCATTTCTGGCAGCAGCGCCCGCCACATGGTCATGCAGAAGCTGCTCCGCAAGCAGGAG TCCACGGTGATGGTGCTGAGGAACATGGTGGACCCCAAGGACATCGACGACGACCTGGAGGGAGAGGTGACGGAGGAGTGCGGGAAATTCGGGGCCGTCAACAGGGTCATCATCTACcaggagaagcagggggaggaggaggacgcCGAGATCATCGTCAAGATCTTCGTGGAGTTCTCCATGGCCTCAGAGACTCACAAGGCCATCCAGGCCCTCAACGGGCGCTGGTTCGCCGGCAGGAAGGTGGTGGCTGAGGTCTACGACCAGGAGAGGTTTGACAACAGCGACCTCTCGGCATga
- the LOC136375337 gene encoding NAD(P)(+)--arginine ADP-ribosyltransferase 2-like, which translates to MAPLAHTLALLAMAVATVAINVVPLDMAKNSFDDQYLKCSVTIKSQELQDSDFLRNEKFKYDWEIAREKWKERGSVSYPLTPDQAIALMAYTMRETDLYRRFNEAMRTAGKSSWEYWNEFHFKSLHLLLTQALQKLRRPNDCKNVFRGVRNYHFDAKQGYEVRFGQFTSTSLNKNVAQDFGQATMFKVRTCHGVDIQRFSMYPKEEEVLIPPFEIFKVIGVSKSWNTMHIELQSTGNSSNYDCEWLKGGSLSRNSPHLGGLLLATVAMAVATRTL; encoded by the exons ATGGCTCCCCTGGCTCacaccctggcactgctggcaatgGCCGTGGCCACTGTGGCCATCAATGTGGTGCCCCTGGACATGGCCAAGAACTCCTTTGATGACCAGTACCTGAAATGCAGTGTTACCATCAAGTCCCAAGAACTCCAGGACTCTGACTTCCTCAGGAATGAGAAGTTTAAATATGACTGGGAAATCGCCAGGGAGAAGTGGAAGGAGCGAGGATCTGTTTCATACCCTCTTACCCCAGACCAGGCCATCGCCCTCATGGCCTACACCATGAGGGAGACTGACTTATACCGCAGGTTCAACGAGGCCATGCgaacagctggaaaatccaGCTGGGAATACTGGAATGAATTCCACTTCAAATCCCTGCATTTGCTGCTGACCCAGGCCCTCCAGAAGCTGAGACGCCCAAACGATTGTAAGAACGTGTTCCGGGGAGTGAGGAATTACCATTTTGATGCGAAGCAGGGTTATGAAGTCCGCTTTGGGCAATTCACGTCAACATCGCTGAACAAAAACGTGGCCCAGGATTTTGGGCAGGCCACAATGTTCAAGGTGCGCACGTGCCACGGTGTGGACATCCAGAGATTCTCCATGTATccaaaggaggaggaggtgctgatCCCACCCTTCGAGATCTTCAAGGTCATTGGTGTCAGTAAGAGCTGGAACACGATGCACATTGAGCTTCAGTCCACAGGGAACTCCAGCAACTACGACTGCGAGTGGCTGAAAG GTGGGAGCCTCTCCAGAAACTCTCCCCACCTCGGGGGTCTTCTCCTGGCCACCGTGGCCATGGCAGTGGCCACCAGAACCCTCTGA